Within the Herbaspirillum sp. RTI4 genome, the region AAATGCGGCTGTCAATGTTCCTTACGGCGGAGCCAAGGGCGGCATCCGCGTCGATCCCAAGACGCTGTCGCGTGGCGAGCTGCAACGCATGACGCGCCGCTACACGAGCGAAATCGGCATCATCATCGGGCCTAACAAAGATATTCCGGCACCTGATGTAGGCACCGATTCGCAAATCATGGCCTGGATGATGGATACCTACTCGATGAACCAGGGCAGCACGGCGTCGGGTGTTGTGACCGGTAAGCCGATTTCACTGGGCGGTAGCCTGGGACGGAATGAAGCTACCGGACGCGGTGTTTTCGTCGTCGGTTGCGAGGCAGCGAGCAAGCTCGGCCTTGAAATCAAAGGGGCTCGGGTGATTGTGCAGGGCTTCGGCAATGTCGGCGGTATCGCGGCGCGTTTGTTTGCCGACGCCGGTGCGCTGATTGTGGGCGTGCAGGACCATAAATCGACGGTGGTGCGCAGCAGCGGACTGGACGTCGCTGCATTGCAGGCGCATATTACGGCGACTGGTAGCGTTGCGGGTTTTGCCGGTGCGGATGAAATCAGCGACCGCTCCCAGTTTTGGGGCCTGGACTGCGACATTCTGGTGCCTGCTGCGCTGGAACAGCAAATTACGGCAGAGAACGCGCACCGCATTCGCGCCAAATTGATTCTGGAAGGTGCCAACGGCCCGACCACGCCGGAAGCCGACGATATCCTGCA harbors:
- a CDS encoding Glu/Leu/Phe/Val dehydrogenase, translated to MSTPSVPSQVPHHVIPSYLNHDNLGPWGVYLEQIDRVTPHLGSLARWVETLKRPKRVLIVDVPIERDDGSIAHFEGYRVQHNTSRGPGKGGVRFHQDVTLSEVMALSGWMTVKNAAVNVPYGGAKGGIRVDPKTLSRGELQRMTRRYTSEIGIIIGPNKDIPAPDVGTDSQIMAWMMDTYSMNQGSTASGVVTGKPISLGGSLGRNEATGRGVFVVGCEAASKLGLEIKGARVIVQGFGNVGGIAARLFADAGALIVGVQDHKSTVVRSSGLDVAALQAHITATGSVAGFAGADEISDRSQFWGLDCDILVPAALEQQITAENAHRIRAKLILEGANGPTTPEADDILHDKGVLIVPDVIANAGGVTVSYFEWVQDFSSFFWSEDEINLRLTRLMREALAAVWQLSVEKKVSLRTAAFIVACTRVLEAREMRGLYP